A stretch of Acidimicrobiales bacterium DNA encodes these proteins:
- a CDS encoding RsmE family RNA methyltransferase, whose protein sequence is MAGFEPVGAGPFGAARRAAAHVLVDALDAPELSEEDEHHLAAVLRLRPGESVSVTDGKGGWRSCTWSGSGALEPAGSVVQVARPTPAVCVAFAPVKGDRNEWAVQKLSELGVDRIVLLRTERSVVRWDERRAASHVSRLRRVARQALMQSRGMWLSSVDGVVDIGAVDGSGGSALADPSGVALPAQVTSILVGPEGGWSSSELEAFGAGAVSLGAGVLRTESAAVAAGVLLTAVRAGVVAPARG, encoded by the coding sequence GTGGCTGGTTTCGAACCGGTCGGCGCCGGCCCGTTCGGCGCGGCGCGCCGCGCGGCCGCGCACGTTCTCGTGGACGCGTTGGACGCGCCGGAGCTGTCCGAGGAGGACGAGCACCATTTGGCGGCTGTTCTTCGTTTGCGACCCGGCGAATCGGTGAGCGTGACCGACGGCAAGGGTGGATGGCGGTCATGCACCTGGTCGGGCAGTGGTGCGCTCGAGCCTGCGGGTTCGGTGGTTCAGGTCGCGCGGCCCACGCCGGCGGTATGTGTGGCGTTCGCGCCGGTGAAGGGTGACCGGAACGAGTGGGCGGTCCAGAAACTGAGCGAGCTCGGAGTGGACCGCATCGTCCTGCTGCGAACCGAGCGGAGCGTCGTGCGTTGGGACGAAAGGCGGGCGGCGTCGCACGTTTCCCGGCTCCGCCGAGTCGCGCGGCAAGCGCTCATGCAGAGCCGGGGGATGTGGTTGTCGTCGGTCGACGGCGTTGTGGATATAGGGGCAGTGGACGGTTCCGGGGGTTCGGCTCTTGCTGATCCGTCCGGTGTCGCGCTGCCGGCTCAGGTCACTTCGATACTGGTGGGTCCCGAGGGTGGATGGTCGTCCTCGGAGTTGGAGGCGTTCGGAGCTGGAGCGGTTTCGTTGGGCGCGGGCGTGTTGCGCACCGAGTCGGCGGCGGTGGCCGCGGGTGTCTTGCTGACGGCTGTCCGCGCCGGCGTGGTGGCGCCGGCGCGCGGATGA
- the hemW gene encoding radical SAM family heme chaperone HemW: MSEFGVYVHVPFCVRRCDYCAFATWTDRFHLATEYVDACATQLRWLRSVGEVPVATSVFFGGGTPSLLEPSALGSVLAEVALAPGAEVTVECNPETVDEPKLRGYRSVGVNRISFGAQSMVPHVLGSLGRVHSVDSVLRALDAAASAGFGSNYNVDLIFGAAGESVGDWESTLKAILVVDPAPSHVSAYALTVEPGTPLALDRRRHPDSDDQADKYLLADSMLHDAGYSWYEISNWAKPGAECRHNQLYWAQGEYVGIGCAAHSHRVYPMSGTARRWWNVRTPDRYVSMVRAGEQVEAAGETLDAERRRSEALELALRTRSGVPEGALPGWREDPDLAGLVEPAEVGTVGAGRLRLTLRGRLLANEVSLRLMP, encoded by the coding sequence ATGTCCGAGTTCGGCGTGTACGTGCACGTGCCGTTCTGCGTACGGCGTTGCGATTACTGCGCGTTCGCGACCTGGACAGATCGCTTCCACCTGGCAACGGAATATGTCGACGCGTGCGCCACGCAGCTTCGATGGTTGCGCTCGGTAGGCGAGGTCCCGGTTGCGACTTCGGTCTTCTTCGGTGGCGGTACGCCGTCGCTTCTCGAGCCTTCGGCGTTGGGTTCTGTGTTGGCGGAGGTCGCGCTGGCTCCAGGCGCCGAGGTGACGGTTGAGTGCAATCCCGAGACCGTGGATGAGCCGAAGCTCCGTGGTTACCGTTCGGTCGGGGTCAACCGGATTTCGTTTGGTGCCCAGTCGATGGTTCCCCACGTGCTCGGCAGCCTCGGGCGGGTTCACTCGGTCGATTCGGTACTTAGAGCGCTTGACGCAGCCGCTTCGGCCGGTTTCGGCTCGAACTACAACGTCGACCTCATCTTCGGAGCCGCCGGAGAAAGCGTCGGAGACTGGGAATCGACGCTCAAAGCCATACTCGTCGTCGATCCCGCCCCTTCGCATGTGAGCGCGTACGCGCTGACCGTCGAGCCCGGGACGCCGCTTGCTCTCGATCGCCGCCGGCATCCCGACTCTGACGATCAGGCGGACAAGTACCTGCTCGCCGACTCGATGCTTCACGACGCTGGCTACTCGTGGTACGAGATCTCCAACTGGGCGAAACCGGGAGCCGAATGCCGGCACAACCAGCTGTACTGGGCGCAGGGCGAGTACGTCGGAATCGGTTGCGCCGCCCACTCGCACCGGGTGTACCCGATGTCAGGTACCGCCCGCCGTTGGTGGAACGTGCGCACCCCCGACCGCTACGTGTCGATGGTGCGGGCCGGCGAACAGGTCGAAGCCGCCGGCGAGACCCTGGATGCCGAGCGCCGGCGAAGTGAAGCATTGGAACTAGCGCTGCGAACCCGCTCGGGAGTTCCCGAAGGTGCATTGCCTGGGTGGCGAGAGGATCCTGACCTCGCCGGATTGGTCGAACCGGCCGAGGTCGGGACGGTGGGTGCGGGGCGGTTACGCCTTACTTTGCGCGGGCGCCTGCTGGCGAACGAAGTGTCATTGCGATTGATGCCCTGA
- the dnaJ gene encoding molecular chaperone DnaJ, whose product MADLEDFYELLGVPRNATEDQIKRAYLKLAKELHPDANPDDRHAEERFKAVNLAYETLRDPERRRQYDMFGLAGVGRSGAGAGGPGDPFAGFGAGGLGDLFDAFFGGGMAGGMGARTSRTGPLRGEDAEVNMTLEFSEAVFGIERELTIRLPQTCATCQGSGARPGTTPVTCSNCSGTGEVRRVRQSILGQMVTATPCPRCGGTGEEISSPCADCRGEGRRREERSFVVEVPAGVDEGSTLRLTGRGAGGVRGGPPGDLYVHLQVRPHPTITRRGFDLHSVMHVAMSQAVLGTNVEFETLDGTEEIEVPAGAQGGREIRLRGRGVPHLQGRGRGDLILSLVVDTPTELTKEQEELLRQFADSRGEAVAPPEAGLMFRLRGAFK is encoded by the coding sequence GTGGCTGATTTAGAAGACTTTTACGAGTTGCTTGGCGTACCTAGGAACGCAACCGAGGATCAGATCAAGCGCGCCTATTTGAAGCTCGCCAAGGAACTTCACCCAGACGCCAACCCCGACGATCGTCATGCAGAGGAGCGGTTCAAGGCGGTGAACCTGGCGTACGAGACGCTCCGCGATCCGGAGCGCCGGCGCCAGTACGACATGTTCGGACTCGCCGGCGTCGGCAGGTCAGGCGCCGGCGCCGGGGGACCTGGCGACCCGTTCGCCGGGTTCGGGGCGGGCGGCCTGGGAGACCTCTTCGACGCGTTCTTCGGCGGGGGCATGGCGGGAGGTATGGGGGCGAGGACCTCGCGTACCGGGCCTCTTCGCGGTGAGGACGCCGAGGTCAACATGACGCTGGAGTTCTCGGAGGCGGTGTTCGGCATCGAGAGGGAACTCACCATTCGGTTGCCGCAGACCTGCGCGACCTGCCAGGGAAGCGGCGCTCGACCGGGGACCACGCCGGTGACGTGCAGCAACTGCTCCGGGACCGGCGAGGTGCGCAGGGTCAGGCAGTCGATCCTCGGCCAGATGGTTACCGCCACGCCGTGCCCTCGTTGCGGCGGGACAGGTGAGGAGATCTCCTCGCCGTGTGCGGACTGTCGCGGTGAGGGGCGGCGGCGGGAGGAGCGTTCGTTTGTTGTCGAAGTGCCCGCCGGCGTAGACGAGGGGTCGACGTTGCGCCTGACCGGCCGCGGCGCCGGGGGAGTTCGGGGCGGTCCGCCCGGGGACCTCTACGTCCATCTACAGGTGCGGCCGCATCCGACGATCACCCGTCGAGGCTTCGACCTGCATTCCGTCATGCACGTCGCGATGTCGCAGGCGGTGCTCGGCACGAATGTCGAGTTCGAAACGCTCGACGGAACCGAGGAAATCGAAGTTCCGGCCGGTGCGCAGGGCGGCCGCGAGATCCGTCTGCGCGGGCGCGGCGTACCGCATTTGCAGGGTCGTGGGCGTGGAGACCTCATCTTGAGCTTGGTCGTCGACACACCAACCGAGCTGACCAAGGAGCAGGAGGAGCTCCTGCGGCAATTCGCGGACTCCCGCGGCGAAGCTGTCGCTCCACCGGAGGCTGGGCTGATGTTCAGGCTTCGGGGCGCTTTCAAGTAA